GGTCCCGGGTTCGATCCCCGGGCGGCTCATAGTATGCCCCCGTCGTCTAGCCAGGCCTAGGACACCGGCCTTTCACGCCGGCGACACGGGTTCGAATCCCGTCGGGGGCATTTATTTTTTCTAATATTTTGATTAAAAATTTCAAACTTCAGCCAATAAAAAAATCTAATAAATAATGTCTATTTCATTAGTTATTCTATTATGTAAAACTAAACCTTCAAAATTTAAATAAGAATAATTTATTAGAGCAATGATAAAATAACATTAAAATTAAAAGTAGGAAGATATAAAGAGGGAGTTAAATGGAAATAAGAAAGCTTTTAGAAGAGTTTAGTGAAGAAATTATAAAAGATTTCGTGCAGAAAAATTCTGATTATTATCTTGCAAAATGGAGACTTTTAGCATCTAAAAATTCTAAAATATCTTGGAATTGGTCTGCATTCTTGTTTGGTGTTATGTGGCTTGGATATAGAAAAATGTATTTATATAGTTTTATATTTGTATTATTAACCATCTTTACTATAATACCAATCCTTGGTCTTTTTATAAGTTTAGCTCTTTGGATTGGCCTTGGTATGATTGGAAATTATCTATATGGAAAATTTACATATAATAAACTTACTGAATTAAAAATTGCTTTTCCAGAAGAATCTAAATTTCAAGAAGAAGTATTAAAAGCAGGAGGAACATCTGTTTTAGGCTCATTTATAGCATTATTTATAGCTATATTTGTATGGATTATAATAATGTTGCTTATAAACGCTTTAGTAATGCATCAACCTTATTCGTATACAAATTTTTAAATGTTTAATATAATTTTATAGTTCAATCATAAAAGAGGAGTAAATAGTGAGAAAATATAATGTGGCTATTCTTGGTGCTTCAGGTGCCGTCGGTAAGGTAATGCTTAAAGTTTTAGAAGAAAGAGATTTTCCTATCAATAATTTAAAACTTC
The Hydrogenothermus marinus DNA segment above includes these coding regions:
- a CDS encoding DUF2628 domain-containing protein, which translates into the protein MEIRKLLEEFSEEIIKDFVQKNSDYYLAKWRLLASKNSKISWNWSAFLFGVMWLGYRKMYLYSFIFVLLTIFTIIPILGLFISLALWIGLGMIGNYLYGKFTYNKLTELKIAFPEESKFQEEVLKAGGTSVLGSFIALFIAIFVWIIIMLLINALVMHQPYSYTNF